Proteins co-encoded in one Cydia splendana chromosome 11, ilCydSple1.2, whole genome shotgun sequence genomic window:
- the LOC134794699 gene encoding coronin-7 produces the protein MAWRFKASKYKNAAPIVPKPEACIRDICVGSYQTFGNNICASASFMAFNWEHVGSSMAVLPLDDCGRKSKTMPLLHAHSDTITDMEFSPFHDGLLLTGSQDSLVKVWHIPPEGLKESLSNPECTLSQKQRRVENVGFHPVADGLIHVASGHELALWDLTKQKEAFVNRDHGDVIQSTSWKKDGRLMATSCKDRKVRIVDPRAASAVLDAASSHHGIKDSRVVWLDQDRILTTGFDAARLRQIMIRDVRNLSQTQKTLELDCSTGILMPLFDPDTNMLFLAGKGDTTILYMEVTDREPFLIEGLRHSGEQTKGACLVPKRALRVMDGEVNRVLQLTGSSVVPIMYQVPRKSYREYHADLYPDTAGSMTYLSAPMWLDNQDHPVPNISLHPDANNCTQIHRGNLEELVKSILAMPPPKKAEAKKAITPVIAQEDPKPKPAPEPKDEDRIDFVNVKDLIKGMEGKKENGFHKKLDNGANGHDEDDTIDTEDKDKILEKTESTDSETCLSRSNSYVNGTPVQAPKPLPRSSISEPSGDDSEAPKPKPRTTAVPISGYKPRLGPKPFSASSGSEEFSFDKVFSVPVVPGVPKSDSATSPLTQAASTPVGKDEDKDKSLSPTSDVEIAPKEEYTNGKSDTSLEEEVNSSDSGYIPKTPSTADRRKLFETTDGNQSIADRRRAYESRSVSVAVESDTPPSPAPLRRRDSLKSRKSPDREEKDKRASVPNVTTKRTSTVFGKVSKFRHLKGTPGHKSTHVENIKNISRQISGECNGFYANGVRCAVPVSGGGGRVAIVELPRGATPAAVAPPTHPSGLHPPALLHPAVLQDWAWDPFRDERLLVACDDGMIREWIIPEGGLQESSNTPNRTFSAHPDKIYIVRFHPTASDVLTTAAHDLTIKIWDLSLDVPEAAITLTGHTEQIFALDWSPCGEYLATVCKDGLVRIFKPRSSTEAIRSGPGPAGSRGARIVWALNETHLVVTGFDKVSERQIYLYKASDLSGPVCTVGLDVSPAILQTHIDHDSGTIFLTGRGDSTIYCYEVTSEAPYLCALSHHRSPTLHQGISFLNKKLVAVEKVEFARALRLTNGNIEPLSFTVPRIKSELFQDDLFPPTLVTWEPWQSSRAWLSNNHINPRTASLQPPGMQPLSAHSVPAAKEPAKPPQKPKPDLIKSHVPLDPKEKQDSIMKSMSAKVAMDLKLEQDSMEGVDQAEWDQ, from the exons ATGGCGTGGCGCTTTAAAGCCTCTAAGTATAAAAATGCAGCACCGATTGTGCCTAAGCCCGAGGCATGTATTCGGGACATCTGTGTGGGGTCGTATCAGACCTTTGGGAACAATATTTGCGCTTCGGCGTCTTTCATGGCGTTTAACTGGGAGCATGTGGGGTCAAGTATGGCAGTGCTGCCGTTGGATGACTGCGGGAGGAAGAGCAAAACAATGCCGCTGCTGCATGCACACTCGGACACAATCACTGATATGGAATTCTCGCCGTTCCATGATGGTTTGCTGTTGACCGGATCTCAAGACTCTTTA GTAAAAGTATGGCACATACCTCCAGAGGGTCTGAAAGAGTCTCTCTCGAACCCAGAGTGCACCCTGTCCCAAAAACAGCGGCGTGTGGAGAATGTTGGCTTCCACCCGGTGGCTGACGGGCTGATCCATGTGGCTTCGGGCCATGAGCTGGCTCTATGGGACTTGACTAAGCAGAAGGAAGCTTTTG TAAACCGAGACCACGGCGACGTGATCCAATCCACATCATGGAAGAAGGACGGGCGTCTCATGGCGACCTCGTGCAAAGACAGAAAGGTCCGCATAGTGGACCCTAGAGCGGCCTCGGCCGTGTTGGACGCGGCCTCTAGCCACCATGGCATCAAAGACAGCAGGGTCGTATGGTTGGACCAAGACCGAATTTTGACCACTG GCTTCGATGCAGCCCGCCTCCGTCAGATCATGATCCGCGACGTCCGCAACCTCTCCCAAACTCAGAAAACACTCGAACTTGACTGTTCCACTGGCATTCTGATGCCTCTCTTCGATCCTGACACTAACATGCTCTTCCTGGCTGGCAAGGGAGATACCACCATATTGTACATGGAGGTTACAGATAGAGAACCATTCCTCATTGAGGGATTGAGGCATTCTG GCGAACAGACGAAAGGCGCCTGTCTGGTCCCGAAGCGAGCTCTCCGCGTCATGGATGGCGAAGTCAACCGAGTACTACAACTGACTGGCTCCAGTGTTGTGCCTATCATGTACCAAGTGCCAAGAAAG AGCTACCGCGAATACCACGCCGATCTGTACCCCGACACGGCGGGTTCCATGACGTACCTCAGCGCGCCCATGTGGCTCGACAACCAGGACCATCCCGTCCCCAACATCTCTCTGCATCCGGATGCCAATAACTGCACACAG ATCCACCGCGGAAACCTAGAAGAACTAGTCAAATCCATCCTCGCTATGCCTCCACCCAAAAAGGCAGAAGCCAAAAAAGCCATAACCCCAGTCATCGCCCAAGAAGACCCGAAGCCTAAACCCGCACCCGAACCTAAAGACGAAGACCGGATCGACTTCGTTAACGTCAAAGACTTAATCAAAGGCATGGAAGGGAAGAAAGAAAATGGTTTCCATAAGAAATTGGATAACGGGGCCAACGGGCATGATGAAGATGACACAATTGACACAGAGGATAAAGATAAGATTCTAGAAAAAACTGAAAGTACTGACTCAGAAACGTGTCTTTCTAGAAGCAATAGTTATGTTAATGGGACTCCAGTACAAGCTCCTAAGCCGTTGCCAAGGTCTTCGATTTCGGAGCCATCGGGAGATGACAGTGAGGCGCCGAAACCTAAGCCCAGGACTACGGCGGTACCGATTTCGGGTTATAAG CCTCGCCTGGGCCCGAAGCCATTCTCTGCATCGTCTGGCAGTGAAGAATTCTCATTCGACAAGGTGTTCTCTGTGCCAGTTGTACCCGGCGTGCCCAAATCTGACTcag CAACTTCGCCATTGACACAAGCGGCCTCCACGCCTGTAGGCAAAGACGAAGACAAGGACAAATCCCTGTCTCCTACCAGTGACGTTGAAATTGCACCTAAAG AAGAGTATACGAACGGGAAATCTGACACGAGTTTGGAAGAAGAAGTGAATTCTTCGGACTCCGGCTACATTCCTAAGACTCCGAGCACTGCCGACAGGAGGAAACTCTTTGAGACCACTGA CGGGAACCAGTCCATAGCGGACCGGCGGCGCGCGTACGAGTCGCGCTCCGTGAGCGTCGCCGTCGAGTCCGACACGCCGCCCTCGCCCGCACCTCTAAG GCGGCGAGACTCGCTGAAATCTCGAAAGAGTCCAGATCGCGAGGAGAAGGACAAACGCGCCTCCGTACCGAACGTGACCACCAAGCGGACCTCTACTGTCTTTG GAAAAGTATCAAAATTCCGTCATCTGAAAGGAACGCCGGGACACAAGTCGACACACGTGGAGAATATCAAAAATATCAGCCGACAGATATCGGGAGAATGCAATGGATTTTATG CTAACGGCGTCCGCTGCGCCGTGCCCGTgtcgggcggcggcggccgcgtcGCCATCGTGGAGCTGCCGCGCGGCGCCACGCCCGCCGCCGTCGCACCCCCCACGCACCCCTCAGGGCTACACCCCCCCGCCTTGCTACACCCCGCGGTGCTGCAGGACTGGGCCTGGGATCCCTTCAGGGATGAAAGGCTCCTAGTGGCCTGCGATGATGGCATGATTCGAGAATGGATTATCCCGGAAGGAG GCCTCCAAGAGTCCTCGAACACGCCAAACCGCACGTTCTCCGCGCACCCGGACAAGATCTACATAGTGCGGTTCCACCCGACCGCCTCCGACGTGCTCACCACCGCAGCACACGACCTCACTATTAAGATATGGGATCTCAGCCTAGATGTACCAGAAGCGGCTATTACTCTTACTGGGCATACAGAGCAGATATTTGCCTTGGATTGGTCGCCTTGCGGGGAATATTTGGCTACAGTGTGCAAGGATGGACTTGTCAGG ATCTTCAAGCCACGATCTTCGACGGAAGCTATCCGCAGCGGCCCCGGACCAGCGGGCAGCCGCGGTGCGAGGATAGTTTGGGCTCTCAACGAAACTCATCTAGTCGTCACTGGGTTTGACAA AGTATCAGAGCGACAAATCTACCTGTACAAGGCGAGCGATCTGAGCGGTCCCGTGTGTACTGTGGGCTTGGATGTGTCTCCGGCAATATTACAGACGCATATCGACCATGATTCCGGCACCATCTTCCTCACGGGACGG gGTGACTCAACAATCTACTGCTACGAGGTGACAAGCGAAGCTCCCTACCTGTGTGCTTTGTCACACCACCGCTCACCGACGCTGCACCAGGGCATCTCCTTCCTTAACAAGAAGTTGGTCGCTGTAGAAAAG GTGGAATTCGCGAGGGCGCTGAGGCTGACCAACGGCAATATCGAGCCTCTGTCCTTCACTGTGCCTAGGATAAAG AGCGAGCTTTTCCAAGACGATCTGTTCCCACCGACACTAGTAACGTGGGAGCCGTGGCAATCATCGCGAGCCTGGCTTTCTAATAACCACATCAACCCGCGCACAGCCAGTCTGCAGCCGCCTGGAATGCAGCCAT TGTCAGCGCATTCCGTGCCCGCCGCCAAGGAGCCGGCGAAGCCCCCTCAGAAGCCCAAGCCCGACCTGATCAAGTCACACGTGCCACTCGACCCTAAGGAGAAACAGGACAGC ATAATGAAATCCATGAGCGCCAAGGTGGCAATGGACTTGAAGTTAGAGCAGGACAGCATGGAGGGCGTCGACCAGGCGGAATGGGACCAGTGA